In Labrys monachus, the genomic stretch CCCGCCGCATCGTGAAACGGGACCGCGGGGATGGCCGCTTCTACAGCCTGATCGGGGTCACCTCGTCGAACGCCGTCGCAGTCGCGGTCCAGCGCAGCGAATATTGCGCGTCCAAGGCGGCCGCGGCGATGATCGCCAAGGCGTTCGCCGTCCGCCTCGGCCGCGAGAACGTCGCCGTCTACGACGTCCAGCCGGGCCTGATCGAGACGGACATGACCCGCGTGGTGAAGGACGTCTACCAGCGCCGCATCGACGAGGATGGGCTGACGCTCCTGCCGCGCATGGGGCAGCCGGACGATGTCGGGCGCATCGTCGCCGCGCTCGCCAGCGGCGCGCTCCCCTACACCACGGGCCATGTGATCTCGGCCGACGCCGGCATGCTCGTCTCCCGCTACTGAGGTATCGTCATGCAAATTCAGCTTCCGGACCCGGATGGGCGCCTGTCGGGCTACAGCCTCGCCGGCACGCCGTTGGAGGCGCCGAAGGCTCCGGCCGCCTTCAACCGCGTCGTCTTCTCCGCTGCCCATGTCGTGGCGGACGCGCTGACGGCGGGCGATCCCTCCGGCCCGGCAGCGGTCGACTGGGAGGCGACGATGGCGTTCCGCCGCCATCTCGCCGGCCTCGGCCTCGGCATCGCCGAGGCGATGGATACGGCGCAGCGCGGCATGGGGCTGGACTGGCAGGGCGCCCTCGAACTCATCCGCCGCACCCGAGCCGAATTGCCCGACGCCCTCGTCTTCAACGGCGCCGGCACGGACCAGCTGGCGCCCGAGGCGGCGCGCTCGCTCGACGATGTGCGCCGGGCCTATTTCGAGCAGATCGAGGCGATCCAGAGGACGGGAGGCCGCATCATCCTGATGGCGAGCCGGGCTCTCGCCCGCCTGGCGGCGAAGCCCGCCGACTATGCCGCCGTCTATCGCGACGTGCTGGTGCGCTGCGACCAGCCCGTCATCCTGCACTGGCTGGGCGAGATGTTCGATCCGGCCCTGGCGGGCTATTGGGGCTGCGAGACCTTCGCGGAGGCTATGGAGGCCGTCGTCGCGATCATCGGCGAGAATGCCGCCAAGGTCGACGGCATCAAGGTCTCGCTGCTCGACAAGGACAAGGAGATCGTCATGCGCCGCCGCCTGCCGGCGGGCGTGAAGATGTATACCGGTGACGACTTCAACTATCCCGAACTGATCGAAGGCGATGGGGAGGGATACTCCCACGCCCTGCTCGGCATCTTCGACCCGCTGGCGCCGGCCGCCGCCCTCGCCATGTCCCGCCTCGCCGCCGGCGACAAAGCGGGCTTCCGCGCCGTGCTCGACCCCACGGTGCCGC encodes the following:
- a CDS encoding 3-ketoacyl-ACP reductase, giving the protein MTTGRQAALVTGAAGGIGLSIAIRLASAGFDVALNDLADGERLDLAAERVAAAGGRVAKVPGDVGSLAAHAAMLDEAEAAIGPLSTLVNNAGVSVLSRGDLLDVTEESYDRCMAVNAKAHFFLSQAFARRIVKRDRGDGRFYSLIGVTSSNAVAVAVQRSEYCASKAAAAMIAKAFAVRLGRENVAVYDVQPGLIETDMTRVVKDVYQRRIDEDGLTLLPRMGQPDDVGRIVAALASGALPYTTGHVISADAGMLVSRY
- a CDS encoding dihydrodipicolinate synthase family protein, with product MQIQLPDPDGRLSGYSLAGTPLEAPKAPAAFNRVVFSAAHVVADALTAGDPSGPAAVDWEATMAFRRHLAGLGLGIAEAMDTAQRGMGLDWQGALELIRRTRAELPDALVFNGAGTDQLAPEAARSLDDVRRAYFEQIEAIQRTGGRIILMASRALARLAAKPADYAAVYRDVLVRCDQPVILHWLGEMFDPALAGYWGCETFAEAMEAVVAIIGENAAKVDGIKVSLLDKDKEIVMRRRLPAGVKMYTGDDFNYPELIEGDGEGYSHALLGIFDPLAPAAALAMSRLAAGDKAGFRAVLDPTVPLARLIFRAPTHYYKTGVVFLAWLNGFQRHFIMLNGHQAMRPLPYFVEVFKHADRCGLLRDPDLAVVRMRALLALYGV